A genomic segment from Dermatobacter hominis encodes:
- a CDS encoding J domain-containing protein produces the protein MWGVVDRTHYQVLGVRPSAPTPEIRRAYRALAYRLHPDRQAGTTPAEQRLAERRMREVNAAWTTLSDPLKRADYDRSLARTSSATSSAGSTSTATTTAASPAPSGEWWDSDDPDAALARARSSQLDPDEPELSGAQFWLLRRGPIVIMVIVGLVIFVASAYAGRGATDPTATSAPPAVVAESNCVKLMPNNMAYTVSCEGGFDARIVREEPDVRACMDEGLGYAVVGSRSVCLDEE, from the coding sequence ATGTGGGGCGTGGTGGATCGGACCCATTACCAAGTCCTGGGGGTGCGTCCCTCGGCGCCGACCCCGGAGATCCGCCGCGCCTACCGGGCCTTGGCGTACCGACTGCACCCCGACCGCCAGGCCGGGACCACGCCGGCCGAGCAGCGCCTCGCCGAGCGTCGGATGCGGGAGGTCAACGCGGCCTGGACGACGCTGTCGGACCCGCTCAAGCGGGCCGACTACGACCGTTCCCTGGCCCGCACGTCCTCGGCCACGTCGTCGGCGGGCTCGACCAGCACGGCGACGACGACCGCCGCATCGCCGGCCCCCTCGGGCGAGTGGTGGGACAGCGACGACCCCGATGCGGCGCTGGCCCGGGCCCGGTCGTCGCAGCTCGACCCCGACGAGCCCGAGCTCTCGGGCGCGCAGTTCTGGCTGCTCCGGCGGGGGCCGATCGTGATCATGGTGATCGTGGGCCTCGTGATCTTCGTGGCCTCTGCCTACGCCGGTCGCGGCGCGACCGATCCGACCGCCACCTCGGCGCCGCCGGCCGTCGTCGCCGAGTCGAACTGCGTGAAGCTCATGCCGAACAACATGGCGTACACGGTGTCGTGCGAGGGTGGCTTCGACGCCCGGATCGTGCGCGAGGAGCCCGACGTCCGCGCCTGCATGGACGAAGGGCTCGGATACGCGGTCGTCGGCTCCAGGTCGGTTTGCCTCGACGAGGAGTAG
- a CDS encoding HNH endonuclease signature motif containing protein — MIEHQFDHDAQEGWEMEMDEPPPEGGSPPPPTCPPLSATEVVHEIRSLVAGLDDCELGDGELEALTSTLEQARRAIDAATAHVVGELDARGATDRRHGHATRTWIGAAHQLPSAEGSRRVKVARLLRCCPVLAVALADGRVSFDHAVVIANATNVRNIDLVVQLQQHLIDLTSDFVLFRAWAAHVVDMLRLADEDGPEPRPEHNSLHLGGQFDGSARLTGTLVGETRHVVDHVLNQIADQLFHRFADDAAQAPDDCEIPHRAALLALALAEACRLAADAGHKGAGTAADVSYVVHSDDPGTVRTPDGERVDRHTAQVACCDGAFHAVVMDRFGAPLDVGRTARFANREQRRAAHARDGGCVFPGCGAPASHTDLHHVTHWADGGPSDMVNLACLCRHHHGVVHRTGWSMRAVDHQWFEITTPSGAVLGSQRNGRTLPLAA, encoded by the coding sequence GTGATCGAACACCAGTTCGATCATGACGCACAGGAAGGCTGGGAGATGGAGATGGACGAACCACCGCCCGAGGGCGGGTCACCCCCACCGCCGACGTGTCCGCCGCTGTCGGCGACGGAGGTCGTGCACGAGATCAGGTCGCTCGTCGCAGGTCTCGACGACTGCGAGCTGGGCGATGGCGAGCTCGAAGCGCTCACGTCGACCCTCGAGCAGGCGAGGCGTGCGATCGACGCCGCCACTGCGCACGTCGTCGGCGAGCTCGATGCTCGCGGTGCCACGGATCGCCGCCACGGCCACGCCACCCGGACCTGGATCGGCGCCGCGCACCAGCTGCCGTCCGCCGAAGGGTCTCGTCGGGTCAAGGTGGCCCGACTCCTGCGGTGCTGTCCTGTGCTGGCCGTGGCCTTGGCCGACGGCAGGGTGTCGTTCGACCACGCCGTCGTGATCGCGAACGCCACGAACGTGCGCAACATCGACCTCGTCGTCCAGCTCCAGCAGCACCTGATCGACCTCACGTCCGACTTCGTGCTGTTCCGTGCGTGGGCCGCACACGTCGTCGACATGCTCCGCCTGGCCGACGAGGACGGTCCCGAACCTCGTCCAGAGCACAACTCGCTCCACCTCGGGGGTCAGTTCGACGGGTCCGCCCGGCTGACGGGCACCCTCGTGGGCGAGACGCGTCACGTGGTCGACCACGTCCTCAACCAGATCGCCGACCAGCTCTTCCACCGCTTCGCCGACGACGCCGCCCAGGCGCCCGACGACTGCGAGATCCCGCACCGGGCGGCGCTCCTGGCGCTGGCGCTCGCGGAGGCGTGCCGGTTGGCCGCCGACGCCGGCCACAAGGGTGCAGGTACGGCGGCGGATGTCTCCTACGTCGTCCACTCCGACGATCCCGGCACGGTCCGGACGCCCGACGGCGAGCGGGTCGACCGGCACACGGCGCAGGTCGCCTGCTGCGACGGCGCCTTCCACGCAGTCGTCATGGACCGGTTCGGGGCGCCGCTGGACGTCGGACGGACGGCACGCTTCGCCAATCGCGAACAGCGTCGGGCTGCACATGCACGAGATGGCGGGTGCGTCTTCCCCGGGTGCGGCGCACCCGCATCGCACACCGACCTGCACCACGTGACGCACTGGGCGGACGGCGGTCCGTCCGACATGGTGAACCTCGCCTGCCTGTGCCGGCACCACCACGGCGTCGTGCATCGCACGGGCTGGTCCATGCGGGCCGTCGACCACCAGTGGTTCGAGATCACCACGCCGAGCGGCGCCGTCCTCGGCTCACAGCGAAACGGCAGGACGCTCCCGCTCGCGGCCTGA
- a CDS encoding UDP-N-acetylmuramoyl-tripeptide--D-alanyl-D-alanine ligase — MEIDAADLARRLGGTLHAPARAEGLVLDGLAVDGLAIDSRLVRPGQVFAALVAERDGHDFVPAAFDAGAALALVERVDAAWDGPSLEVPSVTDALAELAQVARDRLPDRVVGVTGSVGKTTTKDLLANVAGRAFATVASEKSFNNELGVPLTLANAPAGTEAAVIEMGARGVGHIRLLCELARPTVGVVTVVEGVHTEVMGSIEQIAVAKRELVEHLPAEGAAVLNAGDPNVSAMAAHTVASVVTFGDGGEVHATDVSVDDELRARFTLRSPWGDAPVQLAVRGAHNVTNALAAAAAGLWLGVAVDGVVAGLAEPPASPWRMELVRVPGGPTVLNDAYNAGPASMAAALQALAALAVAPGGRRLAVLGVMAELGPEGPDEHRRIAALAGELGIEVLAVGTDLYGVTDVVAGAEDVAGAVGELGPDDAVLVKGSRVAGLERAAAALTRRGR; from the coding sequence GTGGAGATCGACGCCGCCGATCTGGCCCGCCGTCTGGGCGGCACGCTGCACGCGCCGGCTCGCGCCGAGGGGCTGGTACTCGACGGGCTGGCGGTCGACGGGCTGGCGATCGACTCGCGCCTGGTACGGCCCGGTCAGGTGTTCGCGGCCCTCGTCGCCGAGCGCGACGGCCACGACTTCGTGCCCGCCGCCTTCGACGCCGGTGCGGCGCTGGCCCTGGTGGAGCGGGTCGACGCCGCCTGGGACGGACCGTCGCTCGAGGTGCCGTCCGTGACCGACGCGCTCGCCGAGCTGGCGCAGGTGGCGCGCGACCGGTTGCCCGACCGGGTCGTGGGGGTCACCGGTTCGGTCGGCAAGACGACGACGAAGGACCTGCTGGCCAACGTCGCCGGGAGGGCCTTCGCCACCGTCGCGTCGGAGAAGTCGTTCAACAACGAGCTCGGCGTGCCGCTGACGCTGGCCAACGCGCCGGCCGGCACCGAGGCCGCGGTCATCGAGATGGGGGCCCGGGGCGTCGGCCACATCCGGTTGCTGTGCGAGCTGGCCCGCCCGACCGTCGGCGTCGTCACCGTCGTCGAGGGCGTCCACACCGAGGTCATGGGGTCGATCGAGCAGATCGCCGTGGCCAAGCGCGAGCTGGTGGAGCACCTGCCGGCCGAGGGCGCGGCGGTCCTCAACGCCGGCGACCCGAACGTGTCGGCGATGGCGGCCCACACGGTGGCGTCGGTGGTGACCTTCGGCGACGGGGGCGAGGTGCACGCGACCGACGTGTCGGTCGACGACGAGCTGCGCGCCCGCTTCACGCTGCGTTCGCCGTGGGGCGACGCGCCGGTGCAGCTCGCCGTGCGGGGCGCCCACAACGTGACCAACGCCCTCGCCGCGGCTGCGGCCGGCCTGTGGCTCGGCGTTGCGGTCGACGGCGTGGTGGCCGGGCTGGCCGAACCGCCCGCCTCGCCGTGGCGGATGGAGCTCGTCCGGGTGCCCGGCGGGCCGACGGTGCTGAACGACGCCTACAACGCCGGACCCGCCTCGATGGCGGCTGCGCTCCAGGCCCTGGCGGCGCTGGCCGTGGCGCCCGGCGGCCGGCGCCTGGCCGTCCTCGGCGTGATGGCCGAGCTCGGTCCCGAGGGCCCCGACGAGCACCGGCGGATCGCCGCCCTGGCGGGAGAGCTCGGCATCGAGGTGCTCGCCGTGGGCACCGACCTCTACGGGGTGACCGACGTGGTCGCCGGTGCCGAGGACGTGGCCGGTGCCGTCGGGGAGCTGGGTCCCGACGACGCCGTGCTGGTCAAGGGGAGTCGGGTCGCAGGCCTGGAGCGGGCGGCGGCGGCGTTGACTCGTCGAGGTCGATGA
- a CDS encoding MFS transporter, translated as MSIVREAKDSGGGPSKQPGTLAAAFAQPAFRRIWSGNLASNIGTWMQNITLGVLAYQLTGEAWFIGVITFAQLGPMLLVSPIGGAVADRVDRRRLMIGIALMQTVLSMVLAVVALADQPNRVALVLIVFCIGLGNAVNGPTFSAMLPTLVGRKDLQGAVALNSAAMNTSRVVGPILGGLTAELGGPSLVFAINGLTYLFVIWAVATVHADFSPKGHGGATPWQQLREGFDAARADGVVTRILVTISVFSLCSLVFIYQMPLIAEQRLGIEGIAYTLLFASFALGAALGAISMGTVFSELPRSRMSTGSIYVFAAALAVFGITTSPWVAYPAVFVTGGAYFILVTALSTTLQLRVPDAVRGRVMGLWMMGWAGLVPVGGLIAGPIIDAIGEVPVLLFGAAVAAALGFLIDLDESTPPPPAPGLRPDSP; from the coding sequence GTGTCGATAGTTCGGGAGGCGAAGGATTCGGGCGGAGGGCCCTCGAAGCAGCCGGGAACCCTCGCGGCCGCGTTCGCCCAGCCCGCCTTCCGGCGCATCTGGTCGGGCAACCTCGCGTCCAACATCGGCACGTGGATGCAGAACATCACCCTCGGCGTGCTGGCCTACCAGCTCACCGGCGAGGCGTGGTTCATCGGCGTCATCACGTTCGCCCAGCTCGGCCCGATGCTCCTGGTGTCGCCCATCGGCGGCGCCGTCGCCGACCGGGTGGACCGCCGCCGGCTGATGATCGGCATCGCCCTGATGCAGACGGTGCTGTCCATGGTCCTGGCCGTGGTCGCCCTGGCCGACCAGCCCAACCGCGTCGCCCTGGTGCTGATCGTGTTCTGCATCGGGCTCGGCAACGCGGTCAACGGGCCCACCTTCTCGGCCATGCTGCCGACCCTCGTCGGCCGCAAGGACCTGCAGGGCGCCGTCGCCCTCAACTCGGCCGCCATGAACACCAGCCGCGTCGTCGGTCCCATCCTCGGCGGCCTCACCGCCGAGCTCGGCGGCCCGTCGCTCGTGTTCGCCATCAACGGCCTGACGTACCTGTTCGTGATCTGGGCGGTCGCGACGGTCCACGCCGACTTCTCGCCCAAGGGCCACGGCGGGGCGACGCCGTGGCAGCAGCTGCGCGAGGGGTTCGACGCCGCCCGGGCCGACGGCGTCGTCACCCGCATCCTGGTGACGATCTCCGTCTTCTCGCTGTGCTCGCTCGTGTTCATCTACCAGATGCCCCTCATCGCCGAGCAGCGGCTGGGCATCGAGGGCATCGCCTACACGCTGCTGTTCGCCTCGTTCGCCCTCGGCGCGGCGCTGGGGGCCATCTCGATGGGCACCGTCTTCTCCGAGCTGCCCCGCTCCCGCATGTCGACCGGCAGCATCTACGTGTTCGCCGCTGCGCTGGCCGTGTTCGGGATCACGACCTCGCCGTGGGTCGCCTACCCCGCCGTGTTCGTCACCGGCGGGGCCTACTTCATCCTCGTCACGGCCCTGTCGACCACGCTGCAGCTGCGCGTGCCCGACGCCGTCCGGGGCCGTGTCATGGGCCTCTGGATGATGGGCTGGGCCGGGCTGGTGCCCGTCGGCGGGCTCATCGCCGGGCCGATCATCGACGCCATCGGCGAGGTCCCGGTCCTGCTGTTCGGCGCTGCGGTCGCCGCGGCGCTCGGCTTCCTCATCGACCTCGACGAGTCAACGCCGCCGCCGCCCGCTCCAGGCCTGCGACCCGACTCCCCTTGA